One window of Catonella massiliensis genomic DNA carries:
- a CDS encoding DUF5662 family protein, translated as MKKNFFARLFGHLSTVGKHRSLVRKHCFKLGLYRQGLMHDLSKYSFVEFWTGVKYYQGDKSPNFAERKANNGYSYAWLHHKGRNKHHLEYWIDYDLSDGATMMGLEMPACYLAEMFCDRLAASKTYRGDSYKDSDPYEYLMLVKDHYIIHPQTLSELEKMMTILKDEGEEAAFSYIRKEILKK; from the coding sequence GTGAAAAAGAACTTTTTTGCCAGATTATTTGGGCATTTATCTACAGTGGGAAAGCATAGGTCACTGGTTAGAAAGCATTGCTTTAAGCTGGGACTTTATCGTCAGGGGCTTATGCACGATTTATCAAAGTACTCATTTGTAGAGTTTTGGACAGGTGTTAAGTACTATCAGGGAGATAAAAGTCCTAACTTTGCCGAGAGGAAGGCAAATAACGGCTACAGCTATGCCTGGCTTCATCACAAGGGAAGAAATAAGCATCATCTTGAGTATTGGATAGATTATGACCTAAGCGACGGTGCAACCATGATGGGACTGGAGATGCCTGCCTGCTACCTTGCGGAGATGTTCTGCGACAGGCTAGCTGCAAGCAAGACTTACAGGGGAGATAGTTACAAGGATTCAGACCCTTATGAGTACCTGATGCTTGTAAAAGACCATTACATAATTCATCCCCAGACCTTGTCTGAGCTTGAAAAAATGATGACTATCCTAAAGGATGAAGGAGAAGAGGCTGCATTTAGCTATATCAGGAAAGAAATATTAAAAAAATAA
- a CDS encoding L-threonylcarbamoyladenylate synthase, which translates to MKTEYVDLRDEYDIKEGIKKAAGIIKKGGLVAFPTETVYGLGANGLDENAVPKIYEAKGRPSDNPLILHISEFDEIKSIVKEIPKTALILAEEFWPGPLTMVLKKSDIVPYRTTGGLESVAVRMPSNKIARELINASGVPIAAPSANSSGRPSPTKASHVILDLDGKIDMVIDGGAVDIGLESTIVDVTGDVPVILRPGFITEEMLSEAIGRVEIDEVVKSLSPDKDLKPKAPGMKYRHYAPKGKMTIYKGKPERVVERINEEIAKSAGKKTAVLATDETKMYYKADVVISVGSREDGESIAHNLFDALRRFDDVGAEVIFSEGFDENRLGFAIMNRLHKSAGYNIIMIKE; encoded by the coding sequence ATGAAGACGGAATATGTGGATCTAAGGGATGAATATGACATAAAGGAAGGTATAAAGAAGGCTGCAGGTATCATAAAGAAAGGCGGCCTTGTGGCCTTTCCAACGGAAACTGTGTATGGCCTTGGTGCTAACGGACTTGATGAAAACGCAGTTCCTAAGATATATGAGGCAAAGGGAAGGCCTTCCGACAATCCTCTTATCCTGCATATTAGTGAATTTGATGAAATAAAGAGTATAGTAAAGGAAATACCAAAGACTGCCCTTATCCTTGCTGAGGAATTCTGGCCGGGACCTCTTACTATGGTGCTTAAAAAGAGTGATATCGTGCCTTACAGGACTACAGGAGGACTAGAGAGCGTTGCGGTAAGGATGCCTTCCAATAAGATAGCAAGAGAGCTAATAAATGCTTCAGGTGTACCTATTGCGGCTCCAAGTGCCAATTCATCAGGAAGGCCAAGTCCTACCAAGGCTTCACACGTCATCCTCGACCTTGATGGTAAGATAGATATGGTGATTGACGGAGGGGCAGTTGACATAGGCCTTGAATCTACAATTGTAGATGTAACAGGAGATGTACCTGTAATACTTAGACCGGGCTTCATTACTGAGGAAATGCTGTCTGAAGCCATAGGAAGGGTAGAGATTGATGAAGTGGTTAAGAGCCTTAGCCCTGATAAGGACTTAAAGCCTAAGGCGCCCGGTATGAAATACAGGCATTATGCACCTAAGGGCAAGATGACCATATACAAGGGTAAGCCTGAAAGGGTAGTAGAGAGAATAAATGAGGAAATAGCAAAGTCTGCGGGAAAGAAAACTGCTGTACTTGCAACTGATGAAACAAAGATGTATTATAAGGCTGATGTGGTTATATCCGTAGGCAGCAGGGAAGATGGAGAAAGCATTGCGCACAATCTTTTTGACGCTCTCAGGAGGTTTGATGATGTTGGCGCAGAAGTCATTTTTTCTGAGGGATTTGATGAGAATAGGCTTGGCTTTGCCATCATGAACAGGTTGCATAAATCTGCGGGATATAATATCATAATGATAAAAGAGTAA
- a CDS encoding SecY-interacting protein Syd, producing the protein MNLDMKAAFGKYFPKLDSLYNSTFGTKPTVPYSKTINKALLIGSPDEDGEIQWAPKEQDVESDWGVCEDELGFKLSRELKDYYNTCYFLAISGVFGSCELHFYKIDGFEPLERVILRNFNDAQYTFPGTEMFLIGNATVNDDDSYFIYYDNATGKLFCYESDTKNEVLLSYSLAKTIGNMEASL; encoded by the coding sequence ATGAATTTGGATATGAAGGCCGCATTCGGCAAATATTTTCCAAAACTTGATTCATTATATAATAGCACCTTTGGAACAAAACCGACGGTGCCTTATTCGAAAACTATTAACAAAGCACTGCTAATTGGTTCTCCAGATGAGGATGGAGAAATACAATGGGCTCCAAAAGAGCAGGATGTGGAATCTGACTGGGGTGTTTGTGAAGATGAACTGGGCTTCAAGTTATCCCGAGAGCTTAAAGATTATTACAACACGTGCTACTTTCTTGCGATTTCTGGAGTGTTTGGAAGCTGTGAACTGCATTTTTACAAGATTGACGGCTTTGAGCCATTAGAAAGAGTTATTCTGAGGAACTTCAATGATGCTCAATACACATTTCCAGGAACGGAGATGTTTCTAATCGGAAATGCCACAGTGAATGATGATGACAGTTATTTCATATATTATGACAACGCTACGGGCAAATTATTTTGCTATGAGTCTGATACAAAAAATGAGGTGCTTCTGTCATATTCTCTTGCTAAGACAATAGGGAACATGGAGGCAAGCTTGTGA
- a CDS encoding S66 family peptidase — protein MNIPKFLKKDDVIGVTAPSAGFIEQADLTRLESARLNLSERGYELIETDNVRKCYKGRSSTGKKRAEEFLSLIENKDVKYIVSTSGGDFLMEMLEYLDYDKIKANPKWIQGYSDNTGLIYPITTICDMATVYSGNIGDYGMSLWHAAVRNNLKILEGNDIAQKEFDLFENEYVKKITGFEGYNLTEKVKYEFVSENKTESFSGRLLGGCLDVLIMLCGTRFDKTVDFVRKYKEEGIVWYLESFALSSARLQCALWQLKEAGWFEGAKGFLFGRPCFFAEEYETDFNESVKTALDGLNLPIITGCDIGHRPPRLTMINGMMAEVKFDGEHFEMRYPEVRE, from the coding sequence ATGAATATTCCAAAATTTTTGAAAAAAGATGATGTTATAGGGGTTACAGCTCCATCTGCAGGCTTTATAGAACAGGCAGACCTTACAAGGCTTGAGAGCGCCAGACTCAATCTCTCTGAGAGAGGCTATGAGCTTATAGAGACTGATAATGTGAGAAAATGCTACAAGGGGAGAAGCTCTACGGGGAAGAAGCGTGCTGAGGAATTTCTCTCTCTTATAGAAAATAAAGATGTAAAGTACATTGTCTCAACAAGCGGTGGAGACTTTCTTATGGAAATGCTTGAGTACCTCGACTATGACAAGATAAAGGCTAATCCTAAGTGGATACAGGGGTATTCTGACAATACAGGACTTATATATCCTATTACTACTATCTGCGATATGGCTACTGTTTATTCGGGAAATATCGGCGACTATGGGATGTCTCTCTGGCATGCGGCAGTTAGAAACAATCTGAAGATATTAGAGGGAAATGACATTGCGCAAAAGGAATTTGACCTCTTTGAAAATGAATATGTAAAGAAGATAACAGGCTTTGAGGGCTACAATCTCACTGAGAAGGTAAAGTATGAGTTTGTTTCTGAGAATAAAACTGAGAGTTTTAGCGGCAGGCTGCTTGGAGGCTGTCTTGATGTGCTGATTATGCTCTGTGGCACCAGGTTTGACAAGACTGTTGACTTCGTAAGGAAATATAAGGAAGAAGGCATAGTATGGTATCTGGAGAGCTTTGCACTTTCATCAGCCAGACTTCAATGTGCACTTTGGCAGCTAAAGGAAGCAGGCTGGTTTGAAGGGGCTAAGGGCTTCTTATTTGGAAGACCTTGCTTTTTTGCTGAGGAGTATGAAACAGACTTCAATGAATCAGTAAAGACAGCTCTTGATGGTCTTAATCTGCCTATAATTACAGGCTGTGATATAGGACACAGACCCCCAAGGCTAACTATGATAAATGGTATGATGGCAGAAGTTAAATTTGACGGCGAACACTTTGAAATGAGATATCCGGAGGTAAGAGAGTGA
- a CDS encoding DUF402 domain-containing protein, with protein sequence MIKFSTDLYQTYIVNRKRYIPDEIISLTNDTIYYVSDELIVTGWRAIRTRPDISGGFSAYYPKLGIKVSKLFDGDGRLLYWYNDISELSFIGKNINFTDLLIDLVVYPDNSIRILDLDEFAEAVEKNYITKEQEVRALNSFHALLDYIYNDEYSLLQEPIYALEEYLSSLSY encoded by the coding sequence ATGATTAAATTTAGTACTGATCTTTATCAAACTTATATAGTTAACAGAAAACGCTATATTCCCGATGAAATAATATCGTTAACAAATGATACCATTTACTACGTGTCTGATGAGCTAATTGTCACAGGTTGGAGAGCCATCCGTACTCGTCCTGACATCTCGGGGGGATTTTCTGCCTATTACCCTAAACTTGGTATAAAGGTAAGCAAGCTCTTTGACGGTGACGGAAGGCTTCTATACTGGTATAACGATATATCCGAACTTAGCTTTATTGGAAAAAATATTAATTTCACTGATTTGCTCATCGATTTAGTCGTTTATCCTGACAACAGCATAAGAATCCTTGATCTGGATGAATTTGCCGAAGCAGTAGAGAAAAATTACATAACAAAAGAGCAGGAGGTAAGAGCTCTTAACAGCTTCCACGCCCTGCTCGATTATATCTACAATGATGAATACTCTTTACTTCAGGAGCCTATATATGCACTTGAAGAATATCTCAGCTCTCTATCTTACTGA
- a CDS encoding DEAD/DEAH box helicase yields the protein MLFEHERWNYNLKFNEMELDERILKAVKELGYEEATPIQTEAIPVAITGKDILGQAQTGTGKTAAFSIPILNNIDSSNKHLQAVVLCPTRELALQVCGEIRKLSRYMHGIKLVPVYGGQDIVKQIKSLKQGAQIIVGTPGRVMDHMRRKTVKFDQVKIMVLDEADEMLDMGFRDDIETILAEVPEERQTMLFSATMPKPILDITRKYQKKAQNIKIAKKELTVENIEQYYFEVRRNYKDEILSRLLDIYNPELSIVFCNTKKKVEEVAGELQGRGYFAEGLHGDLKQQQRDRVMGNFRNGKTEILVATDVAARGLDVKGVDLVINYDLPQDDEYYVHRIGRTGRAGKSGLALSFVSGKEVYKLKEIQRYCHTKIRLKPVPSLDDVTNTRVDSLFSELSEIIENEDLTKMTELIEQKVNEEDFTSLDVAAAFLKLYLSSKESSSDEASDSDVDFGGSNESGMVRLFINIGKKDRVKPGDILGAIAGESGISGKLVGEIQMYDKYTFVEVPAENGKEVLHAMKNAKIKGKKINIEPANAR from the coding sequence ATGTTATTTGAACACGAAAGGTGGAATTATAATTTGAAATTTAATGAAATGGAACTTGATGAGCGTATATTAAAGGCTGTAAAGGAGCTTGGCTACGAGGAGGCAACTCCTATCCAGACTGAGGCCATACCTGTAGCCATCACAGGAAAGGATATCTTAGGCCAGGCACAGACAGGAACAGGAAAGACAGCAGCATTTTCTATACCTATCTTAAATAATATTGATTCGAGCAATAAGCATTTACAGGCCGTAGTACTTTGCCCTACCAGAGAACTTGCGCTTCAGGTATGTGGAGAGATAAGAAAGCTATCCAGATATATGCATGGCATCAAGCTGGTGCCTGTGTACGGCGGACAGGACATAGTTAAGCAGATAAAGTCCTTGAAGCAGGGAGCACAGATTATAGTGGGAACTCCTGGCCGTGTAATGGATCACATGCGAAGGAAGACAGTGAAGTTTGACCAGGTTAAGATTATGGTACTTGATGAAGCTGACGAGATGCTTGATATGGGATTTAGAGATGATATAGAGACCATCCTAGCTGAAGTGCCTGAGGAGAGACAGACCATGCTTTTTTCAGCTACCATGCCAAAGCCAATCCTTGACATCACAAGGAAGTATCAGAAAAAGGCACAGAATATAAAGATAGCTAAAAAAGAGCTTACAGTTGAGAACATAGAGCAGTATTACTTTGAGGTAAGAAGAAACTACAAGGATGAGATTCTTTCAAGACTTCTTGATATCTACAATCCTGAGTTAAGTATAGTATTCTGTAATACCAAGAAGAAGGTAGAAGAGGTTGCAGGTGAACTTCAGGGCAGAGGCTACTTTGCAGAGGGTCTTCACGGTGACCTTAAGCAGCAGCAGAGAGACAGGGTAATGGGCAATTTCCGTAATGGAAAGACCGAAATCCTTGTAGCTACTGACGTGGCTGCTAGAGGACTTGACGTAAAGGGAGTTGACCTTGTTATCAACTACGATTTGCCACAGGATGACGAATACTATGTACATAGAATCGGAAGAACCGGAAGAGCCGGTAAATCAGGCCTTGCCCTTTCCTTTGTAAGCGGTAAAGAGGTGTACAAGCTTAAAGAGATTCAGCGTTACTGCCATACTAAGATTAGGCTTAAGCCTGTGCCATCACTTGATGATGTTACCAATACAAGGGTAGACAGCCTCTTTAGCGAGCTTTCAGAGATTATTGAGAATGAAGACTTAACCAAGATGACAGAGCTTATCGAGCAGAAGGTAAATGAAGAAGACTTCACCTCTCTTGATGTGGCAGCGGCTTTCTTAAAGCTTTATCTTTCTTCTAAGGAGAGCAGCAGTGATGAGGCGTCCGATTCGGATGTTGATTTTGGAGGAAGCAATGAAAGCGGTATGGTGAGACTCTTCATCAACATTGGAAAGAAGGACAGGGTTAAGCCTGGTGACATCCTTGGAGCAATAGCAGGTGAGTCAGGCATCTCAGGCAAGCTCGTAGGAGAAATCCAGATGTATGACAAGTACACCTTTGTAGAGGTGCCTGCAGAGAATGGTAAGGAAGTTCTTCATGCTATGAAGAATGCGAAGATTAAAGGAAAGAAGATAAACATAGAGCCTGCAAACGCGAGGTAA
- a CDS encoding arsenate reductase/protein-tyrosine-phosphatase family protein: protein MYDRIIFVCEGNHSKGPIAETIYKSLTENENIQAISRGLVVLFSEPVNEKAVSVLENHGLTCAVEFSKELTKEDITENALILTMTDKQKKQTIDKYEIENNIFSIKEFNGEEGEVKDPYGGTLVDYEECYNELLRLIKKTIYKLDEMGK from the coding sequence GTGTACGATAGAATTATATTTGTGTGTGAGGGAAATCATTCCAAGGGGCCAATCGCAGAAACCATATACAAGAGTCTGACAGAGAATGAGAATATTCAGGCTATATCAAGAGGGCTTGTTGTACTTTTTTCTGAGCCTGTCAATGAAAAGGCTGTCTCAGTCCTTGAGAATCACGGTCTTACCTGTGCGGTGGAGTTCTCAAAGGAGCTTACAAAGGAAGATATAACTGAAAATGCGCTCATACTCACAATGACTGACAAACAAAAGAAACAGACCATCGATAAATACGAGATTGAAAACAATATATTTTCAATAAAGGAGTTTAATGGCGAAGAAGGGGAGGTAAAAGACCCATACGGTGGAACTCTGGTTGACTATGAGGAGTGCTATAATGAACTTCTGAGACTGATTAAAAAAACTATATACAAACTTGATGAAATGGGGAAATGA
- the rpiB gene encoding ribose 5-phosphate isomerase B encodes MENKAIAIGSDHGGFELKQEIIKHLTKKGIGFEDFGCFSEASCDYTDYGKAVAEAVAAGKYEKGILICGTGIGISITANKIKGIRCALCSDCFSAKATREHNDANILALGGRVVGVGLALKIVDTFLNTPFSNEERHIRRISKIES; translated from the coding sequence ATGGAGAACAAAGCAATAGCTATTGGGAGTGACCATGGCGGGTTTGAACTAAAGCAGGAGATTATTAAGCATCTGACTAAAAAGGGAATTGGCTTTGAAGATTTTGGCTGCTTTTCTGAGGCTTCCTGTGACTACACTGACTATGGAAAGGCTGTGGCAGAGGCTGTAGCAGCAGGGAAGTATGAAAAAGGCATACTAATCTGTGGAACAGGTATAGGCATATCCATTACAGCCAATAAAATAAAGGGCATCAGATGTGCCCTTTGTAGTGATTGTTTTTCAGCAAAAGCTACCAGAGAGCATAATGATGCCAACATCCTTGCTCTTGGCGGCAGGGTAGTTGGCGTAGGACTTGCTCTAAAGATAGTTGATACCTTCTTAAATACGCCATTTTCCAATGAGGAAAGGCATATAAGAAGAATCAGTAAGATAGAGAGCTGA
- a CDS encoding RICIN domain-containing protein codes for MNKIGKRIVTVVFVFTFLVSYIFNVNAYAETARTREEALNWVRSQEGKFLDFDRQYGAQNGAQCVDFLSFYYQYLGKPILWGNANAFTWSNPPAGWTKYPTTGNFVPQPGDVAATTAGPYGHVGIVLSANNDTVEIMDQNRSGKNSYGNYDPVKKGIFRKAYFTHYIRPDFKTDSVPPLPSTTTEIYNGWYIIKTLGSSNMVVTADSNMGVEAPNVYISKNNLADNQLWYFEVLGDGSYKIVNKLRNKVLDVKDILKDNETNILLWNWTGTDNQRWYLTKNPDGTFGLIAKHSHFRFDVEYEWLDKEGANIWQIVPNGSRAQKFIIENPFKPASTTTSVSNGKYIIKTVGNADMAVTADDNMSVEAPNVYISKANGQKNQVWNFEVLEDGTYKITNELRNKVFDVKDISKNLGANVLLWYWTGTDNQRWYLVKNADGTFGMMAKHSGFMFDVENEWIEKNGANIWQIIPNGSKAQKFRLEKLNEDSKKTDENAKKQEDAKKQEASCIVRFLDSSGTLIKKESVKKNANATAPVAPLKTGYIFKGWDKNYTNITGNTDIYAVYEKITENSVENSAENNNEPVKNQNKYDITSGNVEVRLVPVLKKYKNNKYALNISEDAVYKALDELEDEGVITVEAKAVPENFKKLTVNLTLKSIEDMLDEELETLKLELPIGTVTISGDALEDICNKAAGKKIEIQIKRVVRKDVSKKTWSKLKGAKLYFLDIKSGHKTLPNLNKDDISADGLFVNMKKNELRKHLIYIKK; via the coding sequence ATGAACAAAATAGGAAAAAGGATTGTAACTGTAGTTTTTGTATTTACATTTTTGGTTAGTTATATCTTTAATGTTAACGCGTATGCAGAAACTGCCCGTACCAGAGAAGAGGCACTAAATTGGGTCAGAAGTCAGGAAGGTAAATTTTTAGACTTTGACAGACAATATGGTGCACAAAATGGTGCACAATGTGTTGATTTTTTGAGTTTTTATTATCAATACTTAGGTAAGCCTATACTTTGGGGAAATGCTAATGCGTTTACCTGGAGCAATCCACCTGCCGGTTGGACAAAATACCCTACTACAGGTAACTTTGTGCCACAGCCCGGTGATGTGGCGGCGACTACTGCGGGTCCTTACGGCCATGTAGGAATTGTTCTAAGTGCCAACAATGATACGGTTGAGATTATGGATCAAAACCGAAGCGGGAAGAATAGCTACGGTAACTATGATCCGGTTAAAAAGGGCATATTTAGGAAGGCTTACTTCACACATTATATTAGACCTGATTTTAAAACAGATTCAGTGCCTCCGCTCCCAAGCACTACAACTGAAATATATAATGGTTGGTATATAATCAAAACTCTTGGCAGCAGCAATATGGTTGTTACAGCTGATAGTAACATGGGAGTTGAAGCTCCTAATGTATATATCAGTAAAAACAATTTAGCTGATAATCAGCTTTGGTATTTTGAAGTTTTAGGAGATGGAAGTTATAAAATTGTAAATAAACTTAGAAATAAGGTGCTTGATGTCAAGGATATACTTAAGGATAACGAAACTAATATTTTGTTGTGGAACTGGACGGGAACAGATAATCAGAGATGGTATCTGACAAAAAATCCTGACGGAACTTTTGGGCTTATAGCCAAGCATTCACATTTCAGATTTGATGTAGAGTACGAGTGGTTAGATAAAGAAGGAGCAAATATCTGGCAGATTGTACCAAATGGCAGCAGGGCACAGAAGTTTATTATAGAAAATCCTTTCAAGCCGGCTTCAACTACGACTTCTGTAAGCAATGGTAAATACATCATAAAGACAGTTGGTAACGCTGACATGGCTGTAACTGCTGATGATAATATGAGCGTTGAAGCACCTAATGTATATATAAGTAAGGCTAATGGTCAAAAGAATCAGGTGTGGAACTTTGAAGTTTTAGAAGATGGAACATATAAGATTACAAACGAACTAAGAAATAAGGTTTTTGATGTAAAGGATATCAGTAAGAATCTTGGAGCTAATGTTCTTTTGTGGTATTGGACGGGAACAGATAATCAGAGATGGTATCTTGTAAAGAATGCAGATGGAACCTTTGGAATGATGGCTAAGCACTCAGGTTTTATGTTTGATGTAGAAAATGAGTGGATAGAAAAAAATGGTGCAAATATCTGGCAGATTATCCCGAATGGAAGCAAAGCTCAAAAATTCAGACTGGAAAAACTCAATGAAGATTCAAAGAAAACAGATGAAAATGCTAAAAAACAAGAAGATGCAAAGAAGCAGGAAGCAAGTTGTATTGTAAGATTTTTAGATAGTAGCGGAACCCTTATTAAAAAAGAATCTGTTAAGAAAAATGCCAATGCTACAGCTCCGGTAGCTCCGTTAAAAACCGGCTATATCTTCAAAGGCTGGGATAAGAATTATACCAATATAACCGGTAATACTGATATTTATGCAGTATATGAGAAAATTACTGAAAACAGCGTTGAAAATAGTGCTGAGAATAATAATGAACCTGTTAAAAATCAGAATAAATACGATATTACATCTGGTAATGTTGAGGTAAGACTTGTTCCTGTACTAAAAAAATATAAAAATAATAAATATGCATTAAATATATCAGAGGATGCTGTTTATAAGGCATTAGATGAACTGGAAGATGAGGGCGTAATAACTGTCGAAGCTAAGGCTGTTCCTGAGAACTTTAAGAAATTAACAGTTAATCTTACATTAAAATCTATTGAGGATATGTTAGATGAAGAGTTGGAAACTCTTAAACTTGAGTTACCTATAGGAACTGTTACTATATCAGGTGATGCTTTAGAAGATATCTGTAATAAAGCTGCCGGTAAGAAAATTGAAATCCAGATAAAAAGAGTAGTAAGAAAAGATGTAAGCAAAAAGACCTGGAGCAAGCTTAAGGGAGCAAAGCTATATTTTTTGGATATAAAATCAGGACATAAAACCTTACCTAACCTGAACAAAGATGATATAAGTGCAGATGGTCTTTTTGTAAACATGAAAAAGAATGAACTTAGAAAGCACTTAATTTATATTAAAAAATAG